The Peribacillus simplex genome contains the following window.
TACCATACAATCGACTGTATCTGAAGGGACTACTGTGGAATTTCTCTTTAAGACAAATACCCTACATGAAAGGTGACAGAATTGTAAGGGAGTTAAAGCGGTATGTAATAAACTTCGATGGGAGCCTCCCGCTTTATTCATTATACTTACGGTAAGAAAGGGAGGTATTTTCGGATGTCGATTTTAAAAGCGGAACAACTATCCAAAACTTATTTTCAAAAGCAGGGGAATTTATTTCATAAAGCGTTACAATTTCACAATGAATGTACAGAAAGGGGAGTTTGTCGGAGTGATGGGTCCATCAGGCAGCGGGAAAACCACGCTGCTTAACTTAATGGCCACGATTGATAAGCCCACCACAGGTAAAGTCATTCTAAATGATCAAAACCCTAATGAATTAAACAATCAGGACCTGGCTTTGTTTCGCAGGAGGGAAATTGGATTTGTTTTTCAAGACTTCAACCTTCTTGATACACTTACCGTTCGCGAAAATATCCTCCTTCCTTTAGCGTTAGATCATTATAAACTGCAGGAAATGGAAAATAGGGTAAATCAATTGGCGAACCTCTTTGTATAGAAGGGATTTTAGAAAAGCGGACTTTTGAAATTTCCGGGGGTCAGCAGCAACGAACGGCTTGTGCAAGAGCGATGATTCATGAACTTTCCATTATTTTAGCGGATGAACCTACTGGTAATTTGGATTCTAAATCTGCCAAGCAGGTAATGGATACCCTCACGACACTTCAGGAGAAAAAGGGAGCAACCATCCTCATGGTCACTCATGACCCGACTGCCGCCAGCTTCTGTGACCGGGTTCTATTCATAAAGGATGGCAAGTTCTTTTCGGAGGTTCATAGCGGAGGGGAGAGACAGAGCTTCCATCAAAGGATTTTAGATACGTTAAGCGTTTTGGGAGGAGTCTATCATGAACATCCGACTTCTCGCTAAGAGAAATATCCAAGGAAATGCACAACATTATCTAGCATATTTTTTTAGCATTGTCCTTTCCGTCTCAATCTTTTTTATTTACACATCATTTATCTTTCATCCTGATGTGCTCCATGCGAATATCCCTGGGGGACAGCTAATCAGTAGGGGACTCATAGCAGCAGAAATAGTGATCATCATATTTTCGGTTTTCTTTATCGCTTATTCGAATGCCGCATTTATACAGCCGCGAAAAAAAGAGTTTGGGTTGCTGACACTGCTTGGAACGTCCAAATCCCAACTAAGAAAACTGATTTACCTGGAGCAAACGATTGTTTCCCTCATATCCATCCTGATCGGAGTAGGCTTGGGGTTGTTGTTCTCAAAATTATTTTTAATGGCAGTTTCTTGTGTAGAGCAACCAATATCATTTGTCTTTGTCCCTGAGGCATTTGTTTATACGATTGTTGGTTTCATTTTGCTATTTCAGCTATTATCGCTCCTTTCATTGTTCCACATTGGAAATGCGGAGGTTGTCGATTTACTAAAAGATAAACAAAAACCAAAAAAGACGCCCTTCGTTTCAAAGTGGTTAATTGCATTATCAGCAGTTTGCTTATGCATTTCTTATTACTTGGCAGCCACGATGTCGTTGAACAATTCTTATATTCGAGTGATGCCCATTTTATTCTTCGTACTGATCGGCACCTATTTTTTATTCAGCCAAAGCATTGTCGCTCTATGCAGCAGGCTTTATCGGAAGAAGAAAAGCTTATATGGTGGAACGAATTTAATTACACAAACAAACCTGATATTTAATATTAAGGACTATTCCAGGTTATTCTTTTTGACCTCGATCATTACAGCTGTGATTTTGACCGCTGCAGGAACACTTTTCATGTTCAGTGCAGATTTAAAAAAGCAAGGGATCGATAACATTCCGCAATCAATTGGCTGGGTTGAAAATGACGCTTCCATTTATTCCGTTATTGAACCATCCGCAGTGGAGAAAACATTAAAGGAAGATGGATTCAAGATCCTTTACGAAGTTAATATGACAGGTGTGCCCATTTCCCACATGTTACCCCATATGAGAACGGGAGAATCCAATGAAAATTGGTCATTATTAATCTCGGAAAGTGATTATAACAATGCGGCTGCATTGCGAAAAATTGATCCAGCAAAGCTATCTGGAGAAGAAGCGTTATACATTTTTCCTTATGGAGGACTAGACTATGAATTTGTCCAAAAGGGTGAACAAAAGGAGCTGCAATATGGTAAACAAACCATACAGGTAACAATGATTGGTCAGCGCAATCAATCGATAGTCGCTCCAATAAAATCAGCAACGACCCTGATGGTGGTCGATGATCAGCTGTATCATGAAATCACTAATGATGTGCCTTTAAAAGATAAGGTAAGAGTACGAGGGTATGAAGTTAAAGACTGGGAAGAATCAATGGAAACTGCTGCTAAAATAGAAAAAATGTCTAATAATCCTGAACATAATCAATTGCAAACAAGAGCTCCGATTTATCAAGAAATGAAACAGGGAAGCATTTTGATCCTTTTTATCGGCTTGTTCGTCGGTTTATTATTCTTTATCGTCCAAGGAAGCATGATGTATCTGCGAGTTTTTACGAATTTAGAAGATAAAAAAATCCAAATTCATGCCCTACATCGACTGGGACTGACAAAAAAAGAAATACGGAAAATTTTAAGTGCGGAAATACGCATCCTCTTGTTCGCTCCTTTTCTGATAGGGATGATTCATGCCATAATCGCCTACGTGGCATTAAGCAATTTATTGGGATCCAACTTGTTCGTCTATTCTGCTATGGTCATCGGAACGTATTTTCTTTTTCAACTGCTAATTATCAAGTAACAAAAAAGATGTATGAGCGGGCAGTCATCAATTCGATTAAATAAAAGCTATATGTAAATGGAGTCAGGGGGCCCTGATTCCATTTTTTTGTATTAATGTCTCGTTAAAATGCCGTTTTCCTAAATGGTAAATTAGTTAATACGTACTATTGCAAGGGAAGTGATCCGCTTTTTTCATGAAACTGAATGGCATCTGAATAAAAATATGAATTTTATTTAGATTTTATAGATTAAACCTTTACATTCTTGTAATATTTTCATATAAAGGGTAAAATTATTTATTTCAAGGCTAATATATTGAAATCAGCATCTGTTCTTTTTTTCGTGTTCTTATATAAAGTTATATTAATATAATAAATATATGGTAATAAAATGTTTTGCTAGAAATATTAAGTATTTAATTTAGCTTAAATTAAAATTTAAAAAGTTAAGGATCAAAAAAGAAGTGGATAATATGTTAATTACTTGATTAAATACAGTGCCGTATACCTATGTTTATCGTGAATATTAGATTCTTTTCTATTTCTTTTCCCCTTTATATAGTAAACTCATAAAAGGTTCGTTAACTGTTAGCTGCTAGAGACGAGGTAAGTTTAATCCTATGAAAAATAAAAAGTTAAGGGCATTTCTTTATTTGACCATTCTTTTATTAATTGTCTTCATTCTTCTAAATATGTTTTCTACTTATTTAAGCATTAAAAATTCTGTGCAAAAATCCGTTGCTAATCAAAACTTGGTAACTGCCAGGTCTATTGCCGACTCAATGGATATAGAGGCATATCAACGATTTCTCAATAACCAAGTAAATAGCCAGGAATATAAGGATATAAAAGCTTATTTAGAGGATGCCCGTGAAAAAATCGGGGCATTGTATGTTTATACCATCATGGTTGATAATCCGAGAGTATCTAAAGCTATGATTACCGGATTTTCTAAAGATCATAAAGGGGATTTTCCTATCGGTGGTGTATGTACTGTTCCGTCGGAGCAAGTCGAACAGGCGTATGAAGGTAAAAGCTTTATTACCGGGATTCTGGAAGATCCGGAATATGGTGAGTATTTGACTGTGGGAGTGCCAATAAAAAATCAAGATGGCACCATTATTGGTTTTTTGGGCATTGATGTGAGTGCAGAGGATATTAATGCCATTAACGGAAAGGTATTGAAAAGCAGCATCGCCATCCTTGTTTATAACGGGGGATTTGTCATCATGTTGCTATTTACCTTTTTTGTCATTCAAAAATGGTATCAAAAAGAACTGACACGTG
Protein-coding sequences here:
- a CDS encoding ABC transporter permease, whose amino-acid sequence is MNIRLLAKRNIQGNAQHYLAYFFSIVLSVSIFFIYTSFIFHPDVLHANIPGGQLISRGLIAAEIVIIIFSVFFIAYSNAAFIQPRKKEFGLLTLLGTSKSQLRKLIYLEQTIVSLISILIGVGLGLLFSKLFLMAVSCVEQPISFVFVPEAFVYTIVGFILLFQLLSLLSLFHIGNAEVVDLLKDKQKPKKTPFVSKWLIALSAVCLCISYYLAATMSLNNSYIRVMPILFFVLIGTYFLFSQSIVALCSRLYRKKKSLYGGTNLITQTNLIFNIKDYSRLFFLTSIITAVILTAAGTLFMFSADLKKQGIDNIPQSIGWVENDASIYSVIEPSAVEKTLKEDGFKILYEVNMTGVPISHMLPHMRTGESNENWSLLISESDYNNAAALRKIDPAKLSGEEALYIFPYGGLDYEFVQKGEQKELQYGKQTIQVTMIGQRNQSIVAPIKSATTLMVVDDQLYHEITNDVPLKDKVRVRGYEVKDWEESMETAAKIEKMSNNPEHNQLQTRAPIYQEMKQGSILILFIGLFVGLLFFIVQGSMMYLRVFTNLEDKKIQIHALHRLGLTKKEIRKILSAEIRILLFAPFLIGMIHAIIAYVALSNLLGSNLFVYSAMVIGTYFLFQLLIIK
- a CDS encoding ATP-binding protein, whose amino-acid sequence is MKNKKLRAFLYLTILLLIVFILLNMFSTYLSIKNSVQKSVANQNLVTARSIADSMDIEAYQRFLNNQVNSQEYKDIKAYLEDAREKIGALYVYTIMVDNPRVSKAMITGFSKDHKGDFPIGGVCTVPSEQVEQAYEGKSFITGILEDPEYGEYLTVGVPIKNQDGTIIGFLGIDVSAEDINAINGKVLKSSIAILVYNGGFVIMLLFTFFVIQKWYQKELTREVGDTEDTYQSEFQSLIASVRSLRHDFSNHIQVIHGLLKLGENAKALDYLTGLSKEVHSIESMKLDVIHPGLSVLLETKRLSAQNYNIDIEIDVSPKSFNRVKTIDLIKLLSNVIDNAIEATIELPEQERRMNIACNADDQKYTFMVTNTGPMISTLDQENIFTSGFSTKKAQKGKVRGQGLFIVKDLVNRYDGEIHVQSTEKETTVTMMIPVNGRICCEL